A single genomic interval of Dysidea avara chromosome 8, odDysAvar1.4, whole genome shotgun sequence harbors:
- the LOC136263398 gene encoding protein NLRC5-like isoform X1, which produces MAMATTTVSIPNGKSRDDSPKALEINRHVAPYCATKWRELGEALGMTPPQLDIINVDHPNSCEERCKVMLRKWVKQDVSATWGRLVDCMNTVYCVPCVSVAVQGQLLESVSKHLKEWYIRTRFHTPEDGTEREDIWQLLYPEHFVNLLLMKHRKQRGAKEIFEVAGKMREGLMKRTRDMSSTYAQALQRIYTMPHNKEYSKTFESYAISEMFQPVKCDDGTTVEPKLILINGAPGMGKTTLCKEIAYSWAKGTLLNNISLVLFLSLGHPGVKKIYNVRDLIHYFYDFDQSAVGISTNSAELLTMQVGIDITIILDGYDEFSSTDDNLLVNKIIKRKILPHCKVIVTSRPIASERLQKIADITVEVLGFTEESQKHYIDHELKGYPNKIAQLSSFLNNNVTINSACYMPIMLTILVYNFKQYDDLPNNDTELYKNFIALTISRFLQKQGHDLPSGELLITQMHQQYVDNLSKLAFEGIMTRKYIFTMKDVERMCSNLTLQSDNFHGLGLLNFTQYTTYKNKVNKCISYNFLHLSIQEYLAALYINSLDISEQFKLLKNTFFVDEFLHTWIMFIQMNETNMCKFHKFLTYCHVTGSSDDDKCKMLSLIDNLNLFEDISGLNDISISNLSGSFQVLCYKNNERDLQKHQTWKSYFNRDEFLEFYDSYFYIDWFEIYLSFCSVDSMVDQMVEIFLLDKNRVDGVYYRMAIRLGRNHNLSVMLLSYNTLMAYRTKLYQISSALTVTNFSLVMENCGSTTNGLSAKQRTLKHVIIEKVDSQELLLIFHFLREVRTLTSINLTKTDLPKNVVENLAEVILHNPFLEVVTLHSNNLRSSAIIVLQALKNTTDLTTLDLSFNNMSEVVVDELANVIKNNDFLQELNLSGNSLQSDGAVILRALKEISYLIILDLNYNMLSEKVVKDLADVIKSNAGLIELSLGYNNFQSSAVVILLALRDVSNLMKLDLSNNNMSEAIVNELASVIKRNTKLEELYLGGNNLQSSAVVILQDLKNISKITKLDLSDNGMSDTVVHELASVIENNTKLEELNLGGNNLQSSAVVILQALKNISNLTTLDLSNNNLSEEVAKDLADVIESNTHLNELILSDNNLQSSTVVILQTLVNTSSLLKLDLSGNKLPETVVNELASVIKSNANLRELHLANNRLQPSTIIILQALKEISSLTVLDLSNNNLSEKIVNYLADVIKHNIHLRKLNLSYNNLRSSAIVVLEALKGISHLNKLDLSGNNMSESVAIELADVIKANKIKIEEICLASNRLHSSATIILQALKETSHLTHLDLDNNNMSEIVVNDLADVIKNNTCLEELYLGNNDLRSSVTIVLQSLKTVSDLTVLDLNNNNMSVAVAEDLSDVIKCNVCLEELYLSSNNLQSSVVVVLQALREICSLRVLDLSDNNLSKAVVNDFADMIGNNPCIEQLYLGDNSLQSSAAVILQALKRVSNLRVLDLDNNNMSRLVVDDLADVVKSNICLEELCLSGNNLQSSVVMVLQALKRFSYLEVLKLDNNSTSGVIVNELNLVMNNNMLVHLSVSCNNLQSGFAVKSLNSSSLNVLLVNDNNFPIATVNSLVAIVTGNNSLTEIRLGGNNLQSGLLDVINSCADLPHLRMLELSRSNCDVTMLPSLASAISAISSLKVLILGGISFNTKEYFFVRSMYQYQMPDMCNNCKMIEIVILEMQKYLLSDDYNNAISICNCTKVFEFANVLEECLKYTSASLSVSKAFHEKTLQIDASSVISILTDVIKDLKILCFEYSNIGEHAARQLALGLDKNNVLEQLWLRGNILCDEGAASILNSSQHLSTLVTLDLSYNNITSESSDGIAAVINSNQLLEEFWLDGNHFQASGILKITYALRKLSTLKLLSLSSNEITEDAAEGISMVINSNVFLETLMLGNNHLQSSGVLKLAKTLRNLKHIKTLDLFNNHITKQSANELGVIFKNCTNLQVLHLGSNALETGVLTIVNAMRSICTLRVLTLSNNNITKEAASCICDVIAIHYGLNILLLGDNDLKTDGVVQIAEAVRHNEAVQLLAVFDNNVDEETKQDIKMLFSDRPDLQLYV; this is translated from the exons ATGGCGATGGCAACTACAACCGTTAGTATTCCCAATGGAAAATCAA GAGATGACTCACCGAAGGCACTTGAAATCAACAGACACGTTGCGCCATATTGTGCAACAAAGTGGAGGGAGTTGGGAGAAGCTCTAGGAATGACACCACCTCAACTTGACATAATAAACGTTGACCATCCCAACAGCTGCGAAGAGAGATGTAAAGTGATGTTGAGGAAATGGGTAAAACAGGACGTCTCAGCTACATGGGGTAGACTGGTTGATTGCATGAACACTGTCTACTGTGTCCCTTGTGTATCTGTTGCTGTACAAG GTCAATTGCTAGAGTCAGTCTCCAAGCATCTAAAAGAATGGTACATCCGAACCAGGTTTCACACACCAGAAGATGGTACAGAAAGAGAAGACATATGGCAACTACTATATCCTGAACATTTTGTAAATCTGCTACTCATGAAACATCGTAAACAACGAGGAGCGAAAGAAATTTTCGAAGTTGCTGGTAAAATGAGGGAAGGCTTGATGAAGCGTACCCGTGATATGTCATCAACTTATGCACAAGCACTTCAAAGAATTTATACAATGCCACATAATAAGGAATACAGCAAAACATTTGAATCCTATGCAATATCGGAAATGTTTCAGCCAGTTAAATGTGATGATGGAACAACTGTAGAACCAAAACTAATACTAATTAATGGAGCACCTGGTATGGGGAAAACAACATTGTGTAAGGAAATTGCTTATAGCTGGGCTAAAGGGACATTACTAAATAACATTTCCTTGGTTTTGTTCCTGTCTTTGGGTCATCCTGGAGTAAAAAAGATATATAATGTGCGTGACCTAATTCATTACTTTTATGATTTTGATCAATCAGCTGTTGGTATTTCTACAAATAGTGCTGAATTGTTGACTATGCAAGTAGGTATTGATATTACAATAATACTAGATGGGTATGATGAATTTTCTAGTACTGATGATAACTTGCTTGTTAACAAAATAATAAAGCGCAAAATTTTACCACATTGCAAAGTAATAGTCACATCACGTCCTATTGCATCAGAAAGACTTCAAAAGATAGCTGACATTACTGTAGAAGTGTTAGGATTTACTGAAGAAAGTCAGAAACATTATATTGACCACGAGTTGAAAGGTTACCCTAATAAAATAGCACAGCTGTCTTCTTTTCTTAACAACAATGTCACCATCAACAGTGCATGTTACATGCCCATCATGTTGACAATTTTGGTATATAACTTTAAGCAATATGATGATTTACCAAACAATGATACTgaattgtataaaaattttattGCTTTAACCATTTCCCGTTTTCTACAAAAACAAGGACATGACCTACCCAGTGGCGAATTATTGATAACACAAATGCATCAACAATATGTGGATAATCTCTCCAAACTTGCTTTTGAAGGTATTATGACTCGAAAATATATTTTTACGATGAAAGATGTAGAAAGAATGTGCTCAAATTTAACATTACAATCTGACAATTTTCATGGGTTGGGTTTGTTAAACTTTACACAGTATACCACTTATAAAAATAAAGTCAACAAGTGTATTTCTTATAATTTTTTACACCTGTCAATTCAAGAGTACTTGGCGGCTCTTTACATTAACTCACTTGATATTTCTGAGCAATTCAAGTTACTCAAAAATACCTTTTTTGTAGACGAGTTTCTGCATACATGGATTATGTTTATTCAAATGAACGAAACCAACatgtgtaaatttcacaaatttCTTACATACTGTCATGTAACTGGATCTTCTGATGATGACAAATGTAAAATGTTGTCATTGATTGACAATTTAAATTTATTTGAAGACATTTCTGGACTTAACGATATAAGTATCAGTAATTTATCTGGCAGTTTTCAAGTCTTGTGCTACAAAAACAATGAAAGAGATCTTCAGAAACATCAAACTTGGAAGAGTTATTTTAACCGTGATGAATTTCTTGAATTTTATGATTCATACTTTTACATTGATTGGTTTGAAATATATTTATCATTTTGCAGTGTTGATAGCATGGTTGATCAGATGGTAGAAATATTCTTGTTGGATAAGAACAGAGTTGACGGTGTTTATTATCGCATGGCAATAAGGCTAGGACGCAATCACAATCTTTCAGTAATGCTATTGAGTTACAATACATTGATGGCATACAGAACTAAGTTGTATCAAATATCTAGTGCTCTAACTGTAACCAATTTTTCTCTTGTTATGGAAAATTGTGGCAGCACTACAAATGGTTTGTCAGCCAAACAGCGGACATTAAAACATGTAATAATTGAGAAAGTAGATTCTCAGGAATTATTGCTTATTTTTCATTTTCTGAGGGAAGTACGTACCTTGACAAGCATCAATTTAACTAAAACTGACTTGCCCAAAAATGTGGTAGAGAATTTAGCAGAAGTGATCTTGCATAATCCTTTCCTTGAAGTAGTTACTTTGCATTCCAATAATTTGCGGTCATCTGCAATCATAGTTTTGCAAGCTTTAAAGAATACTACTGATCTTACTACGCTGGACTTAAGTTTCAACAACATGTCTGAAGTAGTGGTGGATGAATTGGCAAATGTAATAAAAAATAATGATTTTTTACAGGAGTTAAATTTGAGTGGTAATAGCTTACAGTCTGATGGGGCTGTCATTTTACGTGCTCTGAAAGAAATTTCATATCTCATAATTCTTGACTTAAATTATAACATGCTATCGGAAAAAGTTGTAAAGGATTTGGCTGATGTGATAAAGAGTAATGCTGGCTTAATAGAGCTTAGTTTGGGATATAATAACTTCCAGTCATCTGCAGTGGTAATCTTACTAGCCTTACGAGATGTATCAAATCTAATGAAGTTGGACTTGAGTAACAACAACATGTCTGAAGCAATTGTAAATGAGCTGGCTAGTGTGATCAAAAGAAATACTAAGCTAGAAGAACTCTATTTAGGTGGTAATAATTTACAATCATCTGCTGTTGTAATTTTACAGGATTTAAAGAATATTTCAAAAATTACAAAGCTGGATTTAAGTGACAATGGCATGTCTGATACAGTTGTACATGAGCTAGCAAGTGTGATTGAAAATAATACTAAGCTAGAAGAGCTCAATTTAGGGGGTAATAACCTACAGTCAAGTGCTGTTGTGATTTTACAGGCTTTAAAGAATATCTCAAATCTCACAACTCTTGACTTAAGCAATAATAATTTATCAGAGGAAGTAGCGAAAGACTTGGCAGATGTAATTGAAAGTAACACTCATCTAAATGAGCTTATTTTGAGTGATAATAACTTACAGTCATCTACAGTTGTGATTTTACAAACTTTAGTAAATACCTCGTCTCTCTTAAAGTTGGACTTGAGTGGAAACAAATTACCTGAAACAGTAGTGAATGAACTAGCAAGTGTGATCAAAAGTAATGCTAACTTAAGAGAGCTGCATTTAGCTAACAATAGATTGCAGCCATCCACAATTATAATTTTGCAAGCTTTGAAGGAAATCTCGAGCCTTACAGTTCTTGACTTGAGCAACAATAATTTGTCagaaaaaattgttaattacTTAGCAGATGTGATTAAACATAACATTCACTTAAGGAAGCTGAATTTGAGCTATAATAACTTACGATCATCTGCAATTGTGGTTTTAGAAGCACTAAAAGGAATTTCACATCTAAATAAGCTGGATTTAAGTGGTAACAACATGTCTGAATCAGTTGCAATAGAACTGGCAGATGTGATCAAAGCTAACAAAATCAAAATAGAAGAAATTTGTTTGGCTAGTAACAGATTGCATTCATCTGCAACAATTATTTTACAAGCTTTAAAGGAAACTTCACACCTAACTCATCTTGATTTAGATAACAATAACATGTCAGAAATAGTGGTAAATGACTTGGCAGATGTAATCAAAAATAACACGTGTTTAGAAGAACTCTATTTAGGTAATAATGATTTAAGATCTTCTGTAACAATTGTTTTACAATCATTAAAAACAGTTTCAGATCTAACAGTTCTTGATCTCAACAATAATAACATGTCAGTAGCAGTTGCGGAGGACTTGTCAGATGTGATCAAATGTAATGTTTGTTTGGAAGAGTTGTATTTGAGTAGTAATAATTTGCAGTCATCTGTGGTTGTGGTTTTGCAAGCTTTGAGAGAGATTTGTAGCCTTAGGGTATTGGACTTAAGTGATAACAATTTATCTAAGGCAGTTGTCAATGACTTTGCAGACATGATTGGTAATAACCCTTGTATAGAACAACTATATTTGGGTGATAATAGTTTACAGTCAtctgcagctgtcattttacAAGCATTAAAAAGAGTTTCAAATCTTAGAGTTCTTGATTTAGATAACAATAATATGTCAAGATTAGTGGTAGATGATTTGGCAGATGTAGTTAAAAGTAATATTTGTTTGGAAGAATTATGCTTGAGTGGTAATAATCTTCAGTCATCTGTAGTCATGGTTTTACAAGCTTTAAAAAGGTTTTCATATCTTGAAGTCTTAAAATTAGATAACAACAGCACATCGGGGGTGATAGTTAATGAACTTAATCTtgtaatgaataataatatgctAGTTCATTTAAGTGTTAGTTGCAATAATTTACAAAGTGGTTTTGCTGTTAAATCCCTCAACTCTTCTTCATTGAATGTTCTTTTAGTCAATGATAATAACTTTCCAATTGCAACAGTAAATAGTCTAGTGGCTATTGTAACAGGTAATAATTCTTTGACAGAGATAAGACTGGGTGGTAACAATTTACAGAGTGGACTCTTGGATGTTATTAATTCCTGTGCTGATTTACCACACTTACGAATGCTTGAATTATCTCGCAGCAACTGTGATGTTACTATGTTACCTAGTTTAGCATCAGCTATATCTGCAATTAGTTCCCTTAAAGTTCTGATCTTAGGTGGTATATCATTTAATACCAAGGAATACTTTTTTGTTCGCTCTATGTATCAGTATCAAATGCCAGATATGTGTAATAATTGTAAGATGATTGAAATAGTCATTTTGGAAATGCAAAAATACCTGCTCTCTGATGATTATAATAACGCCATTTCAATCTGCAATTGTACAAAGGTTTTTGAATTTGCTAATGTTCTGGAGGAATGCTTAAAATATACcagtgcttcattgtcagtTTCTAAAGCATTTCATGAAAAGACACTTCAGATAGATGCATCATCAGTTATTTCTATCCTGACTGATGTTATTAAGGACCTAAAAATATTATGCTTTGAATACAGCAATATTGGGGAGCATGCAGCACGTCAACTAGCGCTAGGTTTAGATAAGAACAATGTACTAGAGCAGTTGTGGCTGAGAGGTAACATATTGTGTGATGAAGGAGCTGCATCAATCTTAAACTCATCACAACACCTCTCAACTTTAGTGACACTTGATCTGAGCTATAATAATATCACTAGTGAATCATCTGATGGAATAGCAGCTGTGATAAACAGTAATCAGTTGCTAGAGGAATTTTGGCTTGATGGGAACCATTTTCAAGCTtctggaattttaaaaatcacttaTGCTTTGAGAAAGCTTTCCACATTAAAGCTGTTGAGTTTGTCCAGTAATGAAATCACTGAAGATGCTGCTGAAGGAATATCTATGGTCATTAATAGTAATGTTTTCTTAGAAACTTTAATGCTGGGTAACAACCATCTTCAATCCTCAGGGGTCTTGAAGCTTGCTAAGACACTTAGAAACTTGAAACATATAAAAACACTGGATTTGTTTAACAATCATATTACTAAACAATCTGCAAATGAATTAGgagttatttttaaaaactgcACAAACCTTCAAGTACTTCACCTTGGTAGTAATGCGTTGGAAACCGGAGTACTTACCATAGTAAATGCAATGAGAAGCATCTGTACTCTGAGAGTATTAACACTTAGTAATAACAACATCACCAAAGAGGCTGCTAGTTGTATTTGTGATGTCATAGCAATACATTATGGTCTAAATATTCTATTACTTGGTGATAATGACCTCAAAACTGATGGAGTAGTACAAATTGCTGAAGCAGTAAGACATAATGAAGCTGTACAGttgttggctgtttttgataaCAATGTTGATGAGGAGACAAAGCAAGACATCAAAATGTTGTTCTCTGACAGACCTGATTTGCAATTGTACGTTTAA